A genomic window from Candidatus Edwardsbacteria bacterium includes:
- the purD gene encoding phosphoribosylamine--glycine ligase — MKILIIGSGGREHALTWKLAQSPKIDKLYCAPGNPGMAEIAECVDISADKLESLRDFALNQQVDITMIGPDDCLAAGIVDVFQQAGLKVFGPSQKAARIESSKSYAKKLMAKAGIPTAQHAEFDDHQKALEYLISQKYPLVIKADGLALGKGVFICHSPDEAVQAIKSMMVDGNLGQAGSKVIIEEFLEGQEISIHAFCDGGTAKLFPSAQDHKAAYDGDQGPNTGGMGTYAPVSWVNDEMIDGIERQIVNPILKALAEDGNPFSGCLYPGLIYTKDGFKVLEFNARFGDPETQSYMRLLETDLLEIIEACIGGRLSELDIRWSDGSACCIVAASGGYPGSCQKGFAVNGIDKAQEKSGIVVFQAGTKKDNGDIVTSGGRVLGVTAIGKDLKESLEKGYDALAKINFNGMHFRKDIGRKGLQ; from the coding sequence ATGAAAATTTTAATCATAGGCTCCGGTGGGCGGGAGCATGCTTTAACGTGGAAGCTGGCACAAAGCCCCAAAATAGACAAATTATACTGTGCCCCGGGCAATCCCGGCATGGCCGAGATCGCCGAATGCGTGGATATTTCCGCCGACAAGCTGGAATCTTTAAGGGATTTTGCCCTGAATCAGCAGGTGGATATCACCATGATCGGCCCGGACGATTGCCTGGCCGCCGGTATAGTGGATGTTTTTCAGCAGGCAGGGCTTAAGGTCTTCGGGCCCTCCCAAAAAGCGGCCAGGATCGAATCCTCCAAAAGCTATGCCAAAAAACTGATGGCCAAGGCCGGCATTCCTACCGCGCAACACGCCGAGTTCGACGATCATCAAAAGGCCCTGGAATATCTGATTTCACAAAAATATCCTTTAGTGATAAAGGCCGACGGGCTGGCCCTGGGCAAGGGGGTGTTTATCTGCCATTCCCCTGATGAGGCCGTACAGGCGATCAAATCCATGATGGTGGACGGCAATTTAGGGCAAGCCGGCAGCAAGGTCATCATAGAAGAATTCCTGGAGGGACAGGAGATCTCCATTCATGCCTTCTGCGATGGGGGCACGGCCAAGTTGTTCCCATCCGCTCAGGACCACAAGGCCGCTTACGATGGCGACCAGGGGCCGAATACCGGCGGGATGGGGACCTATGCCCCGGTGTCGTGGGTGAATGATGAAATGATCGATGGGATAGAGCGGCAGATTGTGAATCCCATCCTCAAAGCCCTGGCCGAAGACGGCAACCCTTTCAGCGGCTGTTTGTATCCCGGCTTGATATACACCAAAGACGGTTTCAAGGTTTTGGAGTTCAACGCCCGGTTCGGCGATCCCGAGACCCAAAGCTACATGCGGTTGCTGGAGACGGATCTGCTGGAGATAATCGAAGCCTGCATTGGCGGGAGACTGTCCGAATTGGATATCAGATGGAGCGATGGTTCCGCCTGCTGTATCGTGGCCGCCTCGGGAGGATATCCCGGCAGTTGCCAAAAAGGCTTTGCCGTGAACGGCATAGATAAGGCACAGGAGAAATCCGGCATAGTGGTCTTTCAGGCCGGCACCAAAAAGGATAACGGGGATATCGTGACCTCCGGCGGCAGGGTGCTGGGCGTGACGGCCATCGGCAAGGATCTGAAAGAATCGCTTGAAAAAGGATATGATGCATTGGCAAAGATAAATTTTAACGGTATGCATTTTCGTAAAGATATCGGTCGAAAGGGCCTGCAATGA
- the ispE gene encoding 4-(cytidine 5'-diphospho)-2-C-methyl-D-erythritol kinase yields the protein MDKLKIKAYAKLNLTLKILGQRPDGYHDIDSVFHCISLHDELTLSSRRDGRIVLKCNDPKLPTDDSNLAYRAALTLRNLALKRHPAKKTFGATITLKKNIPIGAGLGGGSSDAAAVLLGLKKLWHLEEMSPADLKKAAASLGSDVPFFLKGGTAHVTGRGEKVRARRCPREYHFVLVYPGFPVSTAWAYKNHKKTKNRLTKGHKFSKILLKSCGLGKAAVDISRHLINDLEPAVIPRHPRISRVKADLLKAGALGSMMSGSGSSVFGLFPDAASAEKGYSKISKIWPGSFLAHSVSSGK from the coding sequence ATGGACAAACTGAAAATCAAAGCCTACGCCAAACTCAACCTGACCCTGAAGATCCTTGGCCAACGCCCCGACGGATACCATGATATTGATTCTGTCTTCCATTGCATATCACTGCATGATGAATTAACCTTGTCCTCCCGTCGGGATGGCCGGATAGTACTCAAATGCAATGACCCCAAACTGCCGACGGACGACTCCAATCTGGCATACCGGGCAGCCCTGACACTTAGGAACCTGGCGCTGAAAAGACACCCCGCCAAAAAGACATTCGGCGCAACGATAACCCTGAAGAAGAACATCCCCATCGGGGCCGGTCTGGGTGGCGGGTCGTCGGATGCCGCCGCGGTTCTGCTGGGGCTGAAAAAACTGTGGCACCTGGAAGAGATGTCCCCGGCCGACCTGAAGAAAGCCGCCGCATCCCTGGGATCGGACGTCCCCTTCTTTTTAAAGGGAGGCACCGCCCATGTCACCGGAAGGGGCGAAAAGGTAAGGGCCCGAAGATGCCCCAGGGAATACCATTTCGTTTTAGTATATCCGGGATTTCCGGTATCCACCGCCTGGGCTTATAAAAATCATAAAAAAACAAAAAACAGGTTGACAAAAGGGCATAAATTTAGTAAAATACTTTTGAAATCCTGTGGGCTGGGCAAAGCCGCTGTTGATATATCCAGGCATTTGATCAACGATCTTGAACCGGCGGTCATCCCCCGTCATCCGCGGATTTCCAGGGTTAAAGCCGATCTGCTGAAAGCCGGAGCTTTGGGCAGCATGATGTCTGGCAGCGGCTCTTCTGTTTTTGGCCTGTTCCCCGATGCCGCTTCGGCCGAAAAAGGTTATAGTAAAATTTCAAAAATCTGGCCCGGCAGTTTCCTGGCACACAGCGTATCCTCGGGAAAATAA
- a CDS encoding SpoVG family protein → MQITEIRVSLRQGGNDKLLAFANVTFDNAFAVRGIKIIQGNNGPFIAMPSRKMADGTYKDVAHPINAETRQMLEKAILDEYHKTLKEGGAPPVIKEDAPVDQPTNL, encoded by the coding sequence ATGCAGATCACCGAGATCAGGGTATCGCTGCGCCAGGGCGGCAACGACAAGTTGTTGGCTTTCGCCAACGTGACTTTCGACAACGCCTTTGCAGTTAGGGGCATCAAGATCATCCAGGGGAACAACGGGCCCTTCATCGCCATGCCCAGCCGCAAGATGGCCGACGGAACCTACAAAGATGTGGCCCACCCCATCAACGCCGAGACCCGGCAGATGTTGGAAAAGGCCATCCTCGACGAATATCACAAGACCCTTAAGGAAGGTGGGGCTCCGCCTGTCATCAAGGAGGATGCTCCGGTAGACCAACCCACTAATCTTTAG
- a CDS encoding GIY-YIG nuclease family protein translates to MPYFVYILKSVSLGTRYIGSTANIEQRIKEHNSGKCTYTRNRRPWVLIYKEEFPNLSEARKRERYFKTGQGREFIDKVIG, encoded by the coding sequence ATGCCATATTTTGTTTATATTTTAAAAAGTGTCTCTTTAGGCACCAGATACATCGGTTCTACAGCCAATATTGAACAACGGATAAAAGAGCATAACAGCGGTAAATGCACCTATACCAGAAACCGAAGGCCTTGGGTCCTGATTTACAAAGAAGAATTCCCCAATCTTTCGGAGGCCCGAAAACGCGAAAGATATTTCAAGACCGGCCAAGGCCGGGAGTTCATAGATAAAGTAATAGGATAA
- a CDS encoding ribose-phosphate pyrophosphokinase, which yields MNGELKVFSGTANPDLSIDIGRELGQALGECTIGRFSDGEIRVQINENVRGTDVFILQPTFMPSDNLMELLILMDAARRASAKRITAVIPYFGYARQERKDMPRVPISAKLVANLITVAGAHRILTMDLHTEAIQGFFDIPVDHLYASPVLIKHFQQLGVQDFVVVSPDTGGVNRARAFAKRLGDLPLAFIDKRRPGPNKIEVLNIIGEVADKNCLIVDDVMDTARTICEVAGILKQNGAKSIYATATHGVLSGQAIESIAEAPLTEVVLTNTIPLPPEKRIPKIKVLSISKLLADAIKRIHNEESVSSLFN from the coding sequence ATGAACGGTGAGTTGAAGGTATTCTCCGGAACCGCCAATCCCGATCTGTCGATAGATATCGGCCGGGAGCTGGGCCAGGCCTTGGGCGAATGCACCATCGGAAGGTTCTCCGACGGTGAGATCCGGGTCCAGATCAACGAGAACGTTCGGGGCACCGATGTGTTCATCCTCCAGCCCACTTTCATGCCGTCCGACAACCTGATGGAACTGCTGATCCTGATGGACGCCGCCCGCCGGGCCTCGGCCAAGCGGATCACGGCAGTCATCCCCTATTTTGGTTATGCCCGGCAGGAACGCAAGGACATGCCCCGGGTGCCGATCTCGGCCAAACTGGTGGCCAACCTGATAACCGTAGCCGGCGCCCACCGAATACTGACCATGGACCTGCACACCGAGGCCATTCAGGGGTTCTTCGATATCCCGGTGGACCACCTCTATGCCTCGCCGGTGCTGATCAAGCATTTCCAGCAGTTGGGGGTCCAGGATTTTGTGGTGGTGTCCCCCGATACCGGCGGCGTCAACCGGGCCAGGGCCTTTGCCAAGCGGTTGGGTGACCTTCCCCTGGCCTTCATTGACAAACGACGGCCCGGGCCCAACAAGATCGAGGTGCTGAATATCATCGGAGAGGTGGCCGACAAGAACTGCCTGATCGTCGACGATGTCATGGACACCGCCCGCACCATCTGCGAAGTGGCCGGCATATTGAAGCAGAATGGAGCAAAATCCATCTACGCCACCGCCACCCACGGGGTGTTGTCCGGCCAAGCCATAGAATCCATCGCCGAGGCCCCACTCACCGAGGTGGTTCTGACCAACACTATCCCCCTGCCGCCGGAGAAACGGATACCCAAGATCAAGGTGCTTTCCATATCCAAGCTCCTGGCCGATGCCATCAAGCGGATCCACAACGAAGAGTCCGTCAGCAGCCTTTTTAACTGA
- a CDS encoding 50S ribosomal protein L25, producing the protein MHEVTLIAHRREEQGKQKAKALRKNGKIPAVVYGHGKPAIPLMFDAKDLLPLFKYASSENVIINLQLADEKRELKAIIKEAQTEPIHNVLLHLDLQEIQLKEKIKVKIPIALTGIPDGVKNGGGILDHILDMVEIFCLPTDIPDQITLDVQHLKVGQSLHVSDIKLEKGEVVSDPSKVITTILPPIVETAVAETPAIAEAVKEPEVIVKGKKDEEAAAE; encoded by the coding sequence ATGCATGAAGTCACATTAATTGCTCACCGCAGAGAGGAGCAGGGAAAACAGAAAGCCAAGGCCTTAAGAAAGAACGGCAAGATACCGGCCGTGGTCTACGGCCATGGCAAGCCTGCCATTCCGTTGATGTTCGATGCCAAGGACCTTCTGCCGCTGTTCAAGTATGCCTCCAGCGAGAATGTCATCATCAATCTCCAGCTGGCCGACGAAAAAAGAGAACTCAAGGCCATCATCAAGGAGGCCCAAACCGAGCCCATCCACAACGTACTGCTGCATTTGGACCTGCAGGAGATCCAGCTCAAGGAGAAGATCAAGGTAAAGATACCCATCGCCCTGACCGGAATCCCCGATGGTGTCAAAAACGGCGGAGGAATACTGGATCATATTCTGGACATGGTGGAGATCTTCTGCCTCCCCACCGATATCCCCGATCAGATAACCCTCGACGTCCAGCACCTCAAGGTCGGGCAGTCCCTTCATGTCAGCGACATCAAGCTGGAGAAGGGCGAGGTGGTCTCCGATCCATCCAAGGTCATCACCACAATCCTTCCCCCGATAGTGGAAACCGCCGTGGCCGAGACTCCAGCCATTGCCGAGGCGGTCAAAGAGCCCGAGGTGATCGTCAAGGGCAAGAAGGACGAGGAAGCAGCGGCAGAATAG
- the pth gene encoding aminoacyl-tRNA hydrolase: MPNRYPDSNTWCVAGLGNPGREYGSTRHNLGFSVLNHLARQNGITWRYKNKFSYGIGRTPPFFLVRPLTYMNLSGQALKQVMKERNFGTDRLVVVCDDINLPLGQLRLRLAGSHGGQKGLKSIIDSLKTENFARLRLGVGPLPSSCDASNFVLGKFTAPEYPMAKEMTARAADSIIKIINLGLETAMNSINQKTI, encoded by the coding sequence ATGCCTAACAGATATCCGGACAGCAACACCTGGTGCGTAGCCGGCCTGGGAAACCCGGGCCGGGAATACGGCAGTACCCGGCACAACCTGGGATTTTCGGTGCTTAATCATCTGGCCCGCCAGAACGGCATCACCTGGCGTTATAAAAACAAATTCAGCTATGGCATCGGCCGGACCCCCCCGTTCTTTTTAGTGCGCCCCCTGACCTATATGAACTTAAGCGGGCAGGCGCTCAAACAGGTTATGAAGGAGCGTAATTTCGGCACCGATCGGCTGGTGGTGGTCTGCGATGACATCAATCTGCCTTTGGGGCAGCTGCGTTTAAGGTTAGCGGGGTCACACGGGGGACAGAAGGGCCTTAAATCCATCATCGACTCCCTGAAGACTGAAAATTTCGCCAGGCTGCGATTGGGAGTGGGTCCCCTGCCCTCTTCCTGCGATGCCAGCAACTTCGTGCTGGGCAAATTTACCGCTCCGGAATACCCTATGGCCAAAGAGATGACCGCCAGAGCGGCCGACTCGATAATAAAAATAATTAACCTAGGCCTGGAAACGGCCATGAACTCTATAAATCAGAAAACTATTTAG
- the rpsF gene encoding 30S ribosomal protein S6 — translation MNAYETVIILNPATDDAGLETEIQKVSELIKEQGGETVNVERWGRRKMAYLLNKHRDGNYLCIQFNAPAGAPKALDRICRLNENVVRHLIIKGHIATSTPAPVEAAPVETKAPAKDSE, via the coding sequence TTGAACGCATACGAAACAGTGATCATACTAAATCCGGCCACCGATGATGCCGGACTGGAGACCGAGATCCAGAAGGTCTCCGAACTCATCAAGGAACAGGGCGGAGAGACCGTCAACGTGGAGCGATGGGGCCGCCGCAAGATGGCCTATCTCCTAAATAAGCACCGCGATGGCAATTACTTATGCATCCAGTTCAACGCCCCGGCCGGAGCCCCCAAGGCTCTGGACCGGATATGCCGTCTGAATGAGAATGTTGTACGACATCTGATAATCAAGGGGCATATTGCCACCAGCACCCCGGCGCCCGTCGAAGCCGCCCCGGTTGAAACCAAAGCCCCTGCCAAAGACAGCGAATAA
- the ssb gene encoding single-stranded DNA-binding protein produces MPDLKLAELNRVFLIGRLTKDPEVRQTSNGTPVTNFSIAINRKYKSASGELKEDTTFVGIVAWQKLAELCQQFLAKGRAVLVEGKMQNRSWETEDGQKRSTLEIRADRIEFLDREPRAAGTSGPSPDSGSPEGQPSGPEVSPDKSDDDLPF; encoded by the coding sequence ATGCCTGATCTCAAACTTGCCGAATTGAACAGGGTTTTTCTTATCGGAAGGCTGACCAAGGATCCGGAGGTCCGCCAAACCTCCAACGGGACCCCGGTCACTAATTTCAGCATAGCCATCAACCGTAAATACAAAAGCGCCTCCGGAGAACTTAAGGAAGACACCACCTTTGTGGGCATAGTAGCCTGGCAGAAACTGGCCGAACTATGCCAGCAGTTTTTGGCCAAGGGCCGGGCGGTGCTGGTCGAGGGCAAGATGCAGAACCGGTCATGGGAGACTGAGGACGGCCAAAAGCGCAGCACTTTGGAGATCAGGGCCGATCGGATAGAATTCCTGGATCGCGAGCCCCGGGCCGCCGGAACCTCCGGCCCTTCCCCGGACAGCGGCAGTCCCGAGGGACAGCCCAGCGGACCTGAGGTCTCTCCGGACAAAAGCGACGACGATCTTCCCTTTTGA
- the ssb gene encoding single-stranded DNA-binding protein translates to MSELRVPTLNRVLLSGRLTRDPELRYTPNGSAVCNFSLAVNRRHKDQSGRWQDDTTFINVVAWQAIAENVNKYLHKGSPVMVEGRLESRSWETETGQKRTVIEIRADSVRFLEKSETSQDSAPEAD, encoded by the coding sequence ATGAGTGAATTACGCGTTCCCACCCTTAACCGGGTACTGCTGTCAGGCCGGCTGACCCGTGATCCGGAGTTGAGATATACTCCCAACGGCAGTGCGGTCTGCAATTTCTCGCTGGCGGTCAACCGGAGGCATAAGGACCAGTCCGGGCGCTGGCAGGATGACACCACCTTCATCAACGTGGTGGCCTGGCAGGCCATAGCCGAAAACGTGAATAAGTATCTGCATAAAGGCAGCCCGGTGATGGTGGAGGGCCGGCTGGAAAGCCGTTCCTGGGAGACCGAAACCGGCCAGAAGAGAACCGTCATCGAGATCAGGGCCGACAGCGTCCGCTTTTTGGAAAAAAGCGAAACCAGCCAGGACTCCGCGCCCGAAGCCGATTGA
- the rpsR gene encoding 30S ribosomal protein S18, whose protein sequence is MLKRETKDNPRNPKERRVFHRKDCKFCLDKAAHVNYKDDKKLRHFMTERGKIVPRRVSGTCAKHQRMLTTAIKRARHLALLPFISDHR, encoded by the coding sequence ATGTTGAAAAGAGAAACCAAAGACAACCCCCGCAATCCCAAAGAACGCAGGGTATTTCACCGCAAGGACTGCAAGTTCTGTTTGGATAAGGCCGCCCATGTCAACTATAAGGACGACAAAAAGCTCCGCCACTTCATGACCGAACGGGGCAAGATAGTCCCCCGCCGGGTCTCCGGCACCTGCGCCAAGCATCAGCGGATGCTGACCACAGCCATCAAAAGAGCCCGCCACCTGGCGCTGCTCCCGTTCATTTCCGATCACCGTTAA
- the rplI gene encoding 50S ribosomal protein L9 — MKVILTQDIPSLGKKTEAVEVKPGYARNYLIPQGKALPANENSMKQLQIKIKKEELHLSKKKQEAEELAKKLNEVSCTATVQAAEDDKLYGSVSIPDIAKLLGDQGVDIDKNNIILEEPIKALGVYNIPIKLHPEVEATIKLWVVRQ; from the coding sequence ATGAAGGTCATACTGACCCAGGATATTCCCTCCCTGGGCAAAAAAACCGAAGCCGTGGAGGTCAAACCGGGCTATGCCAGGAATTACCTGATCCCCCAAGGCAAGGCCCTTCCGGCCAACGAGAACAGCATGAAGCAGCTGCAGATCAAGATCAAGAAAGAGGAATTGCACCTCAGCAAGAAGAAGCAGGAGGCCGAAGAACTGGCCAAGAAGCTCAACGAGGTATCCTGCACCGCCACCGTTCAGGCCGCCGAGGACGACAAACTCTACGGATCAGTCAGCATCCCCGATATCGCGAAGCTTTTGGGCGACCAGGGGGTGGATATCGATAAAAACAATATTATACTGGAGGAGCCGATCAAGGCCCTGGGGGTTTACAACATACCGATCAAGCTCCATCCTGAAGTGGAGGCCACGATAAAATTATGGGTAGTGCGTCAGTAA
- a CDS encoding PTS sugar transporter subunit IIA, translating to MGSASVKISSLLKAERVHLNLKAAGRDSVLKELVGRTGLEEKEQKILLVSLKQREELGSTGIGKSVAIPHCRSLLLNSLTLIVGRSKAGVDFDAIDKKPTKLFFLIIAPPHDPQNQYLITLGRIAQLAKELLPGDALFTADQPAEFISRITELEKNI from the coding sequence ATGGGTAGTGCGTCAGTAAAAATATCATCATTGCTTAAGGCGGAACGGGTTCACCTGAACCTCAAGGCCGCCGGGCGGGATTCCGTCCTCAAAGAGCTGGTGGGCCGGACCGGGCTGGAGGAGAAAGAGCAGAAGATCCTGCTGGTCAGCCTCAAGCAACGCGAGGAGCTGGGCTCCACCGGGATCGGAAAATCCGTGGCCATCCCCCACTGCCGCTCCCTGCTGCTTAATTCCCTGACCCTGATCGTCGGCCGGTCAAAAGCCGGGGTGGATTTCGACGCCATCGATAAAAAGCCAACCAAGCTTTTTTTCCTGATCATAGCTCCGCCCCACGACCCCCAGAACCAGTACCTGATCACCCTGGGCAGGATCGCCCAGCTGGCCAAGGAGCTGTTACCCGGCGATGCCCTGTTCACGGCGGACCAGCCGGCGGAATTCATCTCCCGGATAACAGAATTAGAAAAGAATATTTAA
- the rpmB gene encoding 50S ribosomal protein L28, translated as MSQICNICGKGVAFGHTISHAHNVGPRRWNPNLQKVRVLTDGKVKRISVCTRCIRSGKVQKAK; from the coding sequence TTGTCTCAAATATGCAATATCTGCGGCAAAGGGGTGGCCTTCGGCCATACCATCAGTCACGCCCATAATGTAGGACCCCGCCGCTGGAACCCCAATCTTCAAAAGGTCCGGGTCCTGACCGACGGCAAGGTAAAGCGCATTTCCGTCTGCACCCGCTGCATTCGTTCTGGCAAGGTTCAAAAGGCCAAATAG
- a CDS encoding NUDIX hydrolase — MKYKFCPLCKSPLKHKKIDAHKRQVCLDCGFIYYQNPTPAAAAIIMIDGKLVLVKRKYEPFAGLWSLPSGFMEYGESAQECAAREAKEETNLKIKTGPLVGVYSGVDDPRCHVILVVYQGQAVTRNMVAGDDASQIELFNPKSLPRDIAFKAHRYAIRDFLARQK; from the coding sequence ATGAAATATAAATTCTGTCCCCTCTGCAAATCGCCTCTTAAGCATAAAAAGATCGACGCCCATAAACGGCAGGTCTGTCTGGACTGCGGTTTCATCTATTATCAGAACCCCACCCCGGCGGCAGCCGCCATCATTATGATCGATGGAAAACTGGTTCTGGTCAAACGGAAATACGAGCCTTTTGCCGGATTATGGTCCCTGCCCTCCGGGTTCATGGAATACGGCGAGAGCGCCCAGGAATGCGCCGCCCGGGAGGCCAAGGAGGAGACCAACCTGAAGATAAAGACCGGCCCCTTGGTGGGCGTATATAGCGGGGTCGATGATCCCCGGTGCCACGTCATCCTGGTGGTCTATCAGGGCCAGGCCGTGACCCGCAATATGGTGGCCGGAGACGATGCCAGCCAGATCGAGCTGTTCAATCCCAAAAGCCTCCCCCGGGATATCGCTTTCAAGGCTCACCGCTATGCCATCCGCGATTTTTTAGCCCGCCAGAAATGA
- the ruvX gene encoding Holliday junction resolvase RuvX, with protein MSFKGRILSLDLGRRRVGLALTDELLISAQPLPPLEIRGIPDLMKQLFPIITQNNVTALVVGRPARLDGSDTHLTCFVDKVKSRLEGEFKLPVYLYDERFTSKIAQQSIHLAGQKLKDNKKALDSISASIILSDFLKLHVKKDSD; from the coding sequence ATGAGTTTTAAGGGACGGATACTGAGTTTGGACCTGGGACGGCGCCGGGTGGGTCTGGCCCTTACCGACGAACTGCTGATCAGCGCCCAGCCCCTCCCTCCCCTGGAGATCAGGGGAATCCCCGATCTGATGAAGCAGCTGTTTCCCATAATAACTCAGAACAATGTTACAGCTCTGGTAGTAGGAAGACCGGCCAGGCTTGATGGCAGCGACACCCATCTGACCTGTTTCGTGGATAAAGTAAAATCCCGGCTGGAGGGTGAATTCAAACTGCCGGTGTACCTGTACGACGAACGTTTCACCAGTAAAATTGCCCAGCAATCGATCCATCTGGCCGGGCAAAAATTAAAAGACAATAAAAAAGCGCTGGATAGCATATCCGCTTCTATAATATTAAGTGATTTTCTAAAACTTCATGTTAAAAAAGATAGCGATTAA
- the mltG gene encoding endolytic transglycosylase MltG: MLKKIAIKIALAALLGLFIYLLVIIFGTRSIDREWQPRIITVRRGASAGQIANMLHRDGVIEHPAMFKYLALAGGLNRRLKAGRYRFDYPLSAWEALDKIHSGAVVYHKVTIPEGLTLARIAGILANEAGADSQALIKAFRDTALMNFHGIKAASLEGYLFPETYDFEWGSSADLIARRLVESFFANIKPEWMDELKRQKRDLRQMVIMASLVEREAQVDAERPVVASVFYNRLKARRPLESCATVEYALPRHKNRRLTYDDLEIDSPYNTYRRQGLPPGPICNPGRRSLEAAAYPAQTNFLYFVSKGDGSHIFTRTLEEHNRAKRLVQELKDRR; this comes from the coding sequence ATGTTAAAAAAGATAGCGATTAAAATAGCCCTGGCGGCCTTGCTGGGCCTTTTTATTTATCTGCTGGTCATAATCTTCGGCACCAGGTCCATCGACCGGGAATGGCAGCCCAGGATAATCACCGTCCGGCGCGGGGCTTCGGCCGGGCAGATCGCCAATATGCTGCACCGGGACGGCGTCATCGAGCATCCGGCCATGTTCAAATATCTGGCCCTGGCCGGCGGGTTGAACCGCAGGCTGAAGGCCGGACGCTACCGCTTCGACTACCCCCTTTCGGCCTGGGAGGCATTGGACAAGATCCACAGCGGGGCGGTGGTTTATCATAAGGTCACCATACCCGAAGGACTGACCCTGGCCCGGATCGCCGGCATTCTGGCCAATGAGGCCGGAGCCGACAGCCAGGCTTTGATCAAGGCTTTCCGGGACACGGCCCTGATGAATTTCCACGGAATAAAAGCCGCTTCGCTGGAGGGCTACCTTTTCCCGGAGACCTATGATTTCGAGTGGGGGTCATCTGCCGATCTGATCGCCCGGAGGCTGGTGGAGAGTTTTTTTGCCAACATCAAGCCGGAATGGATGGATGAGCTCAAGAGGCAGAAGCGGGACCTGCGACAGATGGTGATCATGGCCTCATTGGTGGAGCGGGAGGCCCAGGTGGATGCCGAGAGGCCGGTGGTGGCCTCGGTCTTCTACAACCGCCTTAAGGCCAGGCGTCCCCTGGAATCCTGCGCCACCGTTGAATATGCCCTGCCCCGGCACAAGAATCGCAGGCTGACCTACGACGACCTGGAGATCGACTCCCCCTACAACACCTACCGCCGCCAGGGGCTGCCGCCCGGCCCCATCTGCAACCCGGGCCGAAGATCCCTGGAGGCCGCGGCCTACCCGGCCCAGACCAATTTTCTTTACTTCGTCTCCAAGGGGGACGGCAGCCATATCTTCACCAGGACCCTGGAGGAGCATAACCGGGCCAAACGCCTGGTCCAGGAACTGAAAGACCGCCGCTGA